The sequence TACTTCTTCGCCTGTTGAGCATCCCACTATGCTGCGCTCCATTGTTGTATGTTTTTCTTCTCTCGCTGCTTGTAGCAGCTCTCTGCAAATAAGGGAGAGCGCTGCGGAAACATTGCTACCAGTTCGTGCAGAAGTCTCTAGATATGGAGCATTTATGGAGTTTGCCATATTTTGTGCCTCCTCTCGGGTGACCTCTCGAAGATCCCGCAAGTCACTTTTGGTTCCAAGCAGCAATAAAACCAGTGGATTCGGTTGGGCCCGCTCTGTCACTTCCTGGTACCAGTTGTGGATGTTCTCAAAAGTCTTGTGAGCAGTGAGATCAAACAAGAGGATAACGCAAGCAGCATTTCTGTAATAAGACCTTGTTACTGCCCTAGAAGAAAGACAGAGAACAACTGACTGATGTATAGCATAATGTGTGCTTTCATTTTCATTGTCTGTAAACATATAGCAAACAAGGTATGGTACAGAATATGTGAGCACTGAAATCCTTGGTTATACTTCCTCAAATGGctcattttattgattttcatgcTTCCTTGAAACCTTTACTAAACACATTGCTTCCCCTTTGGGGAAATTTCCATTTTACTTTTGTCATGTCACTGGGGCAGTCTCAATCCCAGCAGCCAGTCTTGAAATTTACAGTGAACACAGAGCacggcagggagggaggggtagCAGAGGGAGGGGTAGAGCAGACAGACAACTTCTTCATTCCTCGATCTTTAATGCTGGTGTTCCGTCAAATAGGCGACCTggcagaattggtaacggaagtgagtTTCCgtggccgccatcttgctacaccctgcactcctccacagtaacgaTAAACCGAGAAGGAgccaagcagacatcttgttacacccaccggagttttgcattttacggttatttttaacagaaaactgagcttataaggtgaaatacagtatttagaaatcaaacggactgtttagatgtagaattttaaaagcagtggcaaacctgctgatctcacaggtgacagaacacctctgcttttataattcaacatctaaacagtcagaCGGATTTCCAAATCCTGTATTTCACCATATATGCTccgtttcctgtttaaaaaaaaactgtgacatGCAAAActacggtgggtgtaacaagatgtccgcttgcccccttcttggTGTAttattactgtggaggagtgaggggtgtagcaagatggcggcggcgaaaTGTCACTTATCTGATGGAACACTGGCAAGAGAGACAACACTGCCAACCATGGGGTTATGGGGTTGGGAGTCGGAGGGGGCGTTTCAGGACCCGGCAGACTCGGAGGCAAAATCAGGACAGTTGGCAAATATGGAGAAAGTCGGCAGTGCTGCAGGGGAATTCACAAGGCAGTACAGCCATTCTTCCTTGGCAGGTACCTGGGCCCCACTTTTGATTGTGCCcactacaggagggctggctctactgcctcatcagtgaccctgtaactgggtactaacatttctaggtaaagttgatccagggaatatccagttgcctctcgggggataaggaaggaatttttttcccctgctgtagcaaattggatcatgctttctGGGGTTGTTTGCCTTCCACTGGAGCCACTGTGGGTATCTATTTGTGTATATAGGATGGTAtggtggtggttttttttttttttttggttgaactagatagagttgtcttttttcaacatgacttaggcctagtacacacaagaggatttatccgcggatacggtccagcggaccgtttccgcggataaatcctctcgaggatttcagcggatttggatccgatggagtgtactcaccataggatcgaaatccgcgccgaaatcccctcgcgatgacgtgtcgcgccgttgccgcgatgatgacgtggcgtctaacgcgacgctgtcatataaggaattccacgcatgcgtcgaatcattacgacgcatgcgggggatcccttcggatggattgatccggtgagtctgtacagaccagcggatcaatccgttgggatggattcaagcgcatagatttgaaagcatgtcttcaaatttatatccgcgccgaaatccatcccaggggataaaaatccgcggaaacagatccgctggattgtacacaccatagaatctatccgctgaaaccgatccgctgagatttttcagcggatggattctatcgtgtgtatggggcctaagtgaatAAAAATTTCTTCAATGGGGACATAGCAATAAATTCACCGTTTTTTAGTAGAGTGAGAAAGGTCAGAATctctagcctcgtacacacgcattaTTTttttcggcaagaaagctctgccagcaaaccgtgcgtgtgtacgaggctttgaggtttctctttaagaaaactgcccagattctagacgagaaaaatagaaaacctgctctctattttctcgttgtgattctctgcagtgttttcctgccgagaaacccgagcgtctgtatacttgtcGCTGGGGAAACTCGCGCATTGCTCGAAATGACTGTCGCATGcccggtagcttccaaggcataggtagggtgtagcaagatgatgTCACCgcattcgtgccattcaaaagaacggcggttcttttgaatggagtgtgtgtaccctcggccggcaagagattcttgccaagaatctcgtcgggaaaaacaacgtttttttcctgacaagattctgggccgtgtgtacagggtttatgtcttatttattgctgtctgtgtcccttttGTGGAGATTTTGTCCTTGGGACAGAACAGAAGGGGAAATAAAAGCATGACCTTCGACACTATATCCAAAAGTAAGATGagaatattggggttgatttactaaaactggtacaacatctggtgcagctctgcatagaaaccaatctgcttccagttgtttttttttggtcaaagcttaatttaacaagctgacgttagaagctgattggctaccatgcagagcggcaccagattttgcactctcatgTTTTcgaaaatcaaccccattgtctagAGTTCTACTTCAAACACTTTTATTACTGCTAAGAATA comes from Rana temporaria chromosome 2, aRanTem1.1, whole genome shotgun sequence and encodes:
- the LOC120927356 gene encoding ras-related protein Rab-39B-like; translation: MACAWDFQFRVLLLGDSGVGKTSLLRRYTNDEFTETTGPTVGVDFCCRIEEPEDGVKVRLQFWDTAGQERYRAVTRSYYRNAACVILLFDLTAHKTFENIHNWYQEVTERAQPNPLVLLLLGTKSDLRDLREVTREEAQNMANSINAPYLETSARTGSNVSAALSLICRELLQAAREEKHTTMERSIVGCSTGEEVQKPRTLCIC